A genome region from Gemmatimonadota bacterium includes the following:
- a CDS encoding GWxTD domain-containing protein, whose amino-acid sequence MNGNPERHRTGEPEVIGYYSRIACLVCLLIAWSAWTTHGQEQEPAVTEADPNTAAEADSTGAGGDPLLVPANSTGEVDFSVDVSGFRGEEGQTYLEFYFLCRPSGFTLEEKDDGVYVATFEIDLSIIDEQDNAVFQSVQQREYQTDRPVTITRRGEERVVLEQIAAGVAPGTYRAKAIVTDLNSRRSGEAEKPFVAQPLDAAELSVSDLQFSTLIQQAQEQNRFTKNGLLVLPNPLRIFEKWIEMPEDGSYKPRNLFLYFEMYNLTPDSATNEATYDIYPSVTSHANEMTFPLPPKQNRKVSGSDGLDVIALDYMTFPEGIYTLEIKVRDAQAGTEATSSSVFEIVQPPAPPPPATVLTEDQAKRGRRQLAIIASKRERELYDNLDLEGKTEFLIAFWRMRDPTPETPENESMMVFNERFSYADYQLGGAESDRGSVFIRYGQPEEIERHDSDNIMKSYQIWYYTEGVQGDPSRTTEGGRHFFVFGDRRNIGRYELVHSSARGELYNPYWRQDLLLIDESQLLEHRGYDTPTQSRPLSAPETDPGKP is encoded by the coding sequence ATGAATGGGAATCCGGAACGACACCGAACCGGAGAACCCGAAGTGATTGGATACTACAGCCGTATAGCCTGTCTGGTCTGCCTGCTCATCGCCTGGTCCGCCTGGACCACTCACGGGCAGGAACAGGAACCCGCCGTGACTGAGGCGGATCCCAACACCGCGGCGGAAGCGGATTCCACCGGCGCCGGAGGCGACCCCCTTCTCGTACCGGCGAACAGCACCGGCGAAGTCGACTTTTCCGTGGACGTGAGCGGTTTCAGGGGGGAGGAAGGACAGACCTACCTGGAGTTCTATTTCCTGTGCCGCCCGAGCGGTTTTACCCTTGAAGAAAAAGATGACGGTGTCTACGTCGCCACCTTCGAGATCGATCTGTCCATCATCGACGAGCAGGACAACGCCGTCTTCCAGTCGGTTCAGCAGAGGGAATACCAGACGGACCGGCCCGTCACCATCACCCGAAGGGGCGAGGAAAGAGTGGTACTGGAACAGATCGCCGCGGGCGTCGCCCCGGGCACCTACCGGGCGAAGGCCATCGTGACAGACCTTAATTCCAGGCGTTCCGGCGAAGCCGAGAAACCCTTTGTCGCCCAGCCGCTTGACGCAGCTGAACTCTCTGTAAGCGACCTGCAGTTCTCCACGCTCATTCAGCAGGCGCAGGAGCAGAACCGGTTCACGAAAAACGGCCTGCTGGTGCTGCCCAACCCCTTGCGGATATTCGAAAAATGGATTGAAATGCCTGAAGACGGCAGCTATAAGCCGCGAAACCTGTTTCTGTATTTCGAGATGTACAACCTGACTCCGGATTCGGCGACAAACGAGGCTACCTACGACATTTACCCGTCGGTAACCAGTCATGCCAACGAGATGACGTTTCCACTTCCTCCCAAACAGAACCGGAAGGTATCGGGATCCGACGGCCTGGACGTGATTGCCCTGGACTACATGACCTTCCCGGAAGGCATCTATACCCTGGAAATCAAGGTCAGGGACGCGCAGGCCGGAACTGAAGCGACCAGTTCGTCAGTCTTCGAGATCGTCCAGCCCCCGGCGCCGCCCCCGCCCGCCACGGTCCTGACCGAGGATCAGGCAAAACGGGGACGGAGACAGCTGGCCATCATCGCTTCCAAGCGGGAACGCGAACTCTACGACAATCTCGACCTCGAAGGCAAGACCGAATTCCTGATCGCTTTCTGGCGCATGCGCGACCCGACGCCCGAGACTCCGGAGAACGAATCCATGATGGTGTTCAACGAGCGGTTCTCCTATGCGGACTATCAGCTGGGCGGGGCGGAAAGCGACCGCGGCTCGGTTTTCATCCGGTACGGACAGCCGGAGGAAATCGAGCGGCACGATTCCGACAACATCATGAAATCCTACCAGATCTGGTACTACACGGAAGGCGTCCAGGGCGATCCTTCACGGACCACGGAAGGAGGACGTCATTTCTTCGTTTTCGGTGATCGTCGGAACATCGGTAGGTACGAACTGGTGCATTCCTCGGCGCGGGGAGAACTTTACAACCCGTACTGGCGGCAAGACCTGCTACTTATTGACGAGAGCCAGCTCCTGGAACACAGGGGATACGACACGCCGACGCAATCCAGACCCCTCAGCGCGCCCGAGACCGACCCGGGCAAGCCCTGA
- a CDS encoding phytanoyl-CoA dioxygenase family protein — protein sequence MTEFENAVYELDLYGFTVVEHVLCGDEVESMRRVLVRLDEEAGVEREGEGSCRHVANLPTLDPIFFPVIDHPRILPILEHYLESSLILGSLNSRIVRPGDGDQGFHSDIPAEMLNMASPVMMNTVWMLDGFSPENGGTRVVPGTHRSGLPHPASDADVKYYVQPTAPAGSVLVFNGQCWHAGGANRGSANRHALFAHYRKRMLMFQYDPHEGFPAEWYGLLSDRQKEILRMKHGVDAPRAADVQVFR from the coding sequence ATGACCGAATTCGAAAACGCCGTTTACGAACTCGATCTGTATGGTTTCACGGTCGTAGAACACGTCCTGTGCGGCGACGAGGTCGAATCGATGCGCCGGGTGCTGGTCCGCCTGGACGAAGAGGCCGGCGTGGAGCGGGAAGGCGAAGGTTCCTGCCGGCACGTTGCCAACCTGCCTACCCTGGACCCGATCTTCTTCCCGGTCATCGACCATCCCCGCATCCTGCCCATCCTCGAGCACTACCTCGAGTCGTCGCTGATCCTGGGAAGCCTGAACAGCCGCATCGTGCGTCCGGGGGACGGCGACCAGGGCTTTCACAGCGACATCCCGGCGGAAATGCTCAACATGGCCTCGCCTGTCATGATGAACACCGTGTGGATGCTGGACGGTTTCTCGCCGGAAAACGGCGGAACCCGGGTCGTGCCCGGCACCCACCGCAGCGGGTTACCTCATCCTGCCAGCGATGCCGACGTGAAGTACTACGTGCAGCCTACGGCTCCGGCGGGCAGCGTGCTGGTCTTCAACGGCCAGTGCTGGCACGCGGGCGGGGCCAACCGCGGCAGCGCGAACCGGCACGCCCTCTTCGCCCACTACCGGAAACGCATGCTCATGTTCCAGTATGATCCCCACGAAGGGTTTCCGGCTGAATGGTACGGCCTGCTCTCGGACCGGCAGAAGGAGATCCTGCGCATGAAGCACGGCGTGGACGCGCCTCGGGCGGCCGATGTCCAGGTCTTCAGGTAG
- a CDS encoding phytanoyl-CoA dioxygenase family protein, with the protein MTRERGEEKREQLTRNGYCHVEGVLSAEFLGELRQESDRLLDAAEYQPEWRYQGSDIHVDTKENAVMRRLLDWPATGAWMRAMKLDDFTPNGTIHVLSKPPGGPPLYWHQDWDTWNDPLSLAPWPQQLFLSYYLVDTDRVNGCFRVIPGTHLKRIPLHGEVEAPHQQTAWYADEQDPHLFGDHAGAVDVPVRAGDLVIGEARLLHSARGNNSTRRRTLLLAWHMRPATVPDYWTDEVPGPILARTADAEYANTRIPGAYLE; encoded by the coding sequence ATGACCAGGGAGAGGGGCGAGGAAAAACGCGAGCAGCTGACCCGGAACGGGTACTGCCACGTCGAAGGCGTGTTGTCTGCCGAGTTCCTGGGCGAACTACGCCAGGAATCGGACCGGCTGCTGGACGCCGCGGAATACCAGCCTGAATGGCGATACCAGGGATCGGATATCCACGTGGATACCAAGGAGAACGCCGTGATGCGCCGGCTGCTGGACTGGCCCGCGACGGGGGCGTGGATGCGCGCCATGAAACTGGACGATTTCACGCCCAACGGGACCATCCACGTGTTGAGCAAGCCGCCCGGCGGGCCGCCATTGTACTGGCACCAGGACTGGGATACCTGGAACGACCCCTTGAGCCTGGCACCCTGGCCTCAACAGCTTTTTCTATCCTATTACCTAGTGGACACGGACCGCGTAAACGGATGCTTTCGCGTGATTCCGGGCACGCACCTGAAGCGCATACCTCTGCACGGAGAGGTGGAAGCGCCGCACCAGCAGACGGCCTGGTACGCAGATGAGCAGGATCCTCACCTGTTCGGCGACCACGCCGGCGCCGTCGACGTTCCCGTCCGCGCCGGCGACCTCGTGATCGGCGAGGCGCGGTTGCTGCACTCGGCCCGGGGAAACAACAGCACGAGGCGAAGGACTTTGCTCCTGGCATGGCACATGCGCCCGGCCACCGTGCCGGACTACTGGACGGACGAGGTACCCGGACCTATCCTGGCCCGAACCGCGGACGCGGAGTACGCCAACACGCGCATACCGGGCGCATACCTGGAGTAG
- the hflX gene encoding GTPase HflX: MHEIPRNTRERALLVGMVPSNGRVGEMEESLDELALLADTAGAKIVDRMIQVRSAMHPAYYIGTGKARSIAELCEAEEIDLVIFDDDLTPAQVRNLDRVIERRILDRSGLILDIFASRAKSKQAKLQVELAQLQYMMPRLTRQWDHLSRQEGGVAAGSGGAIGVRGPGETQLEIDRRLIRGRITHLRRNLEQVAASYHRQRQRRSDMFCIALIGYTNAGKSTIFNGFTEAGTLIEDRLFATLDATTRVINVTPGQPVLLSDTVGFIRKLPHHLIASFKSTLTEVYDADLLVHVVDGSHPNHAEHIVTVNQVLAELGASDLPLLLVFNKADQLENPDALEFLELSYPDAITISALDPGDVERLRQAISIRVDRHRVEVELLIPYENGHAVSVAYESGEVLHREDEPEGVRLTVRMMPSVAGRLGKTLDAFVCR; encoded by the coding sequence ATGCACGAAATACCCCGAAACACTCGTGAACGCGCCTTGTTAGTCGGCATGGTGCCTTCGAACGGACGGGTCGGAGAGATGGAGGAATCGCTCGACGAACTCGCCCTGCTGGCCGACACCGCCGGCGCGAAGATCGTCGATCGGATGATCCAGGTCCGCAGCGCCATGCATCCGGCGTACTATATCGGAACCGGAAAGGCCCGTTCCATCGCCGAGTTGTGCGAGGCGGAAGAAATCGACCTCGTGATTTTCGACGACGACCTCACCCCCGCGCAGGTCAGGAACCTGGACCGCGTTATCGAACGGCGCATTCTGGACCGTAGCGGACTGATCCTCGATATATTCGCCTCGCGGGCGAAGTCGAAGCAGGCCAAGCTGCAGGTTGAACTCGCCCAGTTGCAGTATATGATGCCGCGGCTGACGAGGCAGTGGGACCACCTGTCCCGGCAGGAGGGCGGCGTGGCGGCCGGTTCGGGCGGCGCTATCGGGGTCCGGGGGCCCGGCGAGACGCAACTGGAGATCGACCGGCGGCTGATCCGCGGACGCATTACCCATCTGCGCAGGAATCTCGAACAGGTGGCCGCTTCTTATCACCGACAGCGACAACGGCGAAGCGACATGTTCTGTATCGCGCTGATCGGGTATACCAATGCCGGCAAGTCCACGATTTTCAATGGATTCACCGAGGCCGGCACGCTGATCGAGGACAGGCTGTTCGCCACCCTCGACGCGACCACGCGCGTGATCAACGTGACCCCGGGTCAACCCGTTCTGCTATCGGATACCGTGGGCTTCATTCGAAAACTGCCCCACCATCTGATCGCATCCTTCAAAAGCACGCTGACCGAGGTCTACGACGCGGACCTCCTGGTACACGTGGTCGACGGCAGCCATCCCAACCACGCGGAACACATCGTGACGGTGAACCAGGTGCTGGCGGAACTGGGGGCTTCCGATCTGCCGCTGCTGCTGGTCTTCAACAAGGCGGACCAGCTGGAGAATCCGGACGCCCTGGAATTCCTGGAGCTTTCCTATCCCGACGCCATCACGATATCCGCACTGGATCCCGGTGACGTGGAACGCCTGCGCCAGGCGATTTCAATCAGGGTCGACCGCCATCGCGTGGAAGTGGAACTGCTGATCCCCTACGAGAACGGGCACGCCGTTTCCGTGGCCTATGAGTCGGGGGAAGTCCTGCACCGGGAAGACGAACCGGAGGGCGTTCGCCTCACGGTCCGCATGATGCCGTCCGTTGCCGGTCGTCTCGGCAAGACGCTGGATGCATTTGTCTGCAGATAA
- a CDS encoding NUDIX hydrolase yields the protein MLLGIGQMRPPEYGPSGPKPPKTGPLSAPGSEEAGHADREVLLHALDHYQSCYPAEEDTVIRIRELVAGRPDCFERTCMPAHITGSAWIVSPDRSNYLLTRHRIFDRWLQLGGHADGCPRPHLVALREAREESGLEGFGLYRDPEGYVPLDVDIHVIAARSGIPAHEHYDLRYLLAAAAEQPLEISDESHDLRWFAREELLGIVHEESVLRMLRKGDAFLKRGGGEFVYGLS from the coding sequence ATGCTACTGGGAATCGGACAGATGAGACCACCGGAATACGGACCGTCGGGGCCGAAGCCACCAAAGACAGGACCGTTGAGCGCACCGGGCAGTGAAGAGGCCGGGCATGCGGACCGGGAAGTACTCCTGCATGCGCTGGATCACTACCAATCGTGTTATCCTGCGGAAGAGGACACGGTCATCCGGATACGGGAACTGGTCGCCGGACGCCCCGACTGCTTCGAAAGGACATGCATGCCGGCCCACATCACCGGTTCGGCCTGGATCGTCTCGCCCGACCGGTCCAATTACCTGTTGACCCGCCACCGGATCTTCGACCGCTGGCTGCAGTTGGGAGGTCATGCGGACGGCTGTCCCCGCCCCCACTTAGTCGCCCTCCGGGAAGCCCGGGAGGAATCGGGGCTCGAGGGATTCGGACTGTACCGGGATCCTGAAGGCTACGTTCCCCTGGACGTGGACATTCACGTAATCGCCGCCCGGTCCGGCATTCCTGCCCACGAACACTACGATCTGCGTTACCTGCTGGCCGCCGCCGCGGAGCAACCGCTTGAAATCAGCGATGAATCCCACGATCTCAGGTGGTTTGCCAGGGAAGAACTGCTCGGGATCGTCCACGAAGAAAGCGTACTTCGCATGCTCCGCAAAGGCGACGCCTTCCTGAAGCGGGGTGGCGGTGAATTCGTTTACGGACTCTCCTGA
- a CDS encoding sugar phosphate isomerase/epimerase, which translates to MPPPVALQLYTLREMADKNFEHVVNLTAEIGYAGVEPAGFPGTTPEAAGRLFESLNLKVPSAHLPLPVGENRSYVVETAGAIGTKRVVSGLGRDDHSTVDNIRWSADRFNEAAEAVAPHGMTFGIHNHWWEYQEVEGRIATDILLEHLAPEVFFQVDVYWVQVGGPDPAGVLERLGDRAPLLHLKDGPCLRNTDMTALGEGKVDLPGVIAAGGNHTEWHIVELDSCATDMVEAVKKSYKYLVDNGLSRGNA; encoded by the coding sequence ATGCCCCCACCCGTAGCCCTGCAGTTGTACACGCTCAGAGAAATGGCCGACAAGAACTTCGAACACGTAGTGAACCTGACTGCGGAGATCGGGTACGCGGGCGTCGAACCCGCCGGATTTCCAGGTACGACGCCCGAAGCGGCCGGCAGACTCTTCGAATCGCTGAATCTTAAGGTTCCCAGCGCCCATCTTCCCCTGCCCGTGGGCGAGAACAGGTCCTACGTCGTCGAGACGGCCGGCGCAATCGGGACGAAGCGCGTCGTATCCGGACTGGGCCGGGACGACCACAGTACCGTGGACAACATCAGGTGGTCGGCGGACCGCTTCAACGAGGCCGCGGAGGCCGTGGCGCCCCATGGCATGACCTTCGGAATTCACAATCACTGGTGGGAGTACCAGGAGGTGGAGGGACGGATTGCGACGGATATCCTCCTCGAGCATCTCGCGCCCGAGGTCTTTTTCCAGGTGGACGTGTACTGGGTGCAGGTCGGCGGTCCGGACCCGGCCGGCGTGCTCGAACGGCTCGGTGACCGTGCGCCGCTGCTGCATCTCAAGGACGGGCCCTGCCTTCGGAATACGGACATGACCGCCCTGGGCGAAGGCAAGGTGGACCTTCCCGGCGTGATCGCAGCCGGAGGCAACCACACCGAATGGCATATCGTCGAACTGGACAGTTGCGCGACGGACATGGTCGAAGCGGTGAAGAAGAGCTACAAGTACCTGGTGGACAACGGACTTTCCCGGGGGAACGCGTAG
- a CDS encoding Ldh family oxidoreductase: protein MAIIPVDYTNPRYGAKALRRFAQEALRKAGLSEAHGKEMADYLTATDLRGVLSHGTRQLPGYVRSFQSGRCNPRPNIRIYREAGAVVQWDGDGGMGHLVSARAIRSAVSRARSAGICLVTATHCGHTGSVGNWTRIATGAGMICLYYSTPMSPLPFDRPQPVAEALNNPPVSFGFPSAEGEPPVLIDMGTHLELPDVMQKVAEISVLPLIKGLAYQVTSVMMTWPVDVQSPVERRFPGATSSLTAVVLDPAFIGDPSDYTRTVADLRQKVHAMEPLPGLDRALLPGETEAEREADFGVRGIPLDDAHIQSLRELGDDLGVPCYWESDR, encoded by the coding sequence ATGGCCATCATTCCCGTTGACTACACCAACCCCCGCTACGGCGCGAAGGCCCTGCGCCGCTTTGCCCAGGAAGCGCTTCGAAAGGCCGGCCTGTCGGAAGCCCACGGGAAGGAAATGGCCGATTACCTGACCGCGACGGATCTGCGAGGCGTCCTCAGCCACGGGACCCGCCAGCTTCCGGGCTACGTGAGGTCCTTCCAGTCCGGACGATGCAACCCGCGGCCGAATATCAGGATCTACCGGGAAGCCGGCGCCGTGGTGCAATGGGACGGCGACGGGGGAATGGGGCACCTGGTGTCCGCCAGGGCGATTCGATCGGCGGTGTCCAGGGCGAGGTCCGCGGGGATCTGCCTGGTCACGGCGACCCATTGCGGCCACACGGGTTCTGTCGGCAACTGGACGCGCATCGCGACCGGGGCGGGCATGATCTGCCTGTACTACAGCACACCTATGAGTCCCCTGCCCTTCGACCGACCGCAACCCGTCGCAGAAGCGTTGAACAACCCTCCGGTCAGCTTTGGATTCCCTTCGGCGGAAGGTGAGCCGCCCGTACTGATCGATATGGGCACCCACCTGGAACTGCCCGATGTGATGCAGAAAGTCGCGGAAATCAGTGTGCTCCCCCTGATCAAGGGGCTGGCCTACCAGGTCACCTCCGTCATGATGACCTGGCCCGTGGACGTGCAGTCTCCTGTCGAACGGCGCTTTCCGGGCGCCACCAGCAGCCTGACCGCCGTTGTCCTGGACCCCGCCTTCATCGGAGACCCGTCCGACTACACGCGGACGGTCGCGGACCTCAGGCAAAAAGTGCACGCCATGGAACCCCTGCCAGGGCTTGATCGCGCACTTCTACCGGGGGAAACCGAAGCCGAACGGGAGGCCGATTTCGGCGTACGCGGCATACCCCTGGACGACGCCCATATCCAGTCACTGCGGGAACTGGGCGATGACCTGGGCGTGCCATGCTACTGGGAATCGGACAGATGA
- a CDS encoding VWA domain-containing protein, whose amino-acid sequence MTFLNALMLFGLVAVAVPIVIHLFHRQRVSTVDFSSVIFIRDHHMQRSRALRLRELLLLLLRVLIVLLLVMAFARPVIEGLAGALLGSSVEQRSVFAIVLDNSYSMGAGRYGDTPFNAARTEAGRIVDAMQPGDEGLIILTAAPAEAVPPVPTVRTAALLARLSEAEVSESSGDIAGALRLARRKLAGNVSAHKSIYLLSDLQRNDWERLSEPGSEVPSESHAPIYLYPFEAGSVVNASIDEVSVSEGLLIRNQPERFVATFTYRDGLSAGTNRPGETGQAGETGQAGETKRTREVRLVINGLDRDSRQVTAETGAAGTVQFHVVIDTPGRYSGYVELDEDDVAADNRRYFTLEVPDAFGVTAVGQSESSYFIEQVLKPTGGLVTPVDVQTASADVLNSDLYEAGVLIVDGAAELTAARLSSLERYVSSGGGVLVFLGEGLDPAVYENGFFTGVFDCSITSRRGSPGSKSSFHRMDQVDFEHPVFRFDGRYAESLSAGEARFYASYGVDAGLGARVIARFMDGTPAVLEGRSGSGRALLVASDLNTGWSDLALRSAFVPFMHRSVRYLHPSVTVAEGGHLAGEPIVRPVTDLRPDAGLYLEYPSGRTETVNARTGRYGITVEVPDTRQPGVYALWDGDAIVQAFAVNPDTRESDLARLTPEEAAGLFGAGEEVMLMDPANAPGVPRGGTFGAPGGYEIWKSLIVLAMALILTEYWLSGSRTGRTGRTGRTGRTGRTGGSMDRRKA is encoded by the coding sequence ATGACCTTTCTGAACGCGTTGATGCTGTTTGGGCTCGTTGCGGTCGCCGTACCGATCGTCATACACCTGTTTCACCGCCAACGAGTCTCCACCGTCGATTTCAGCTCCGTCATTTTTATCAGGGATCACCATATGCAACGGTCCCGGGCCCTGAGGCTCCGGGAACTTCTGTTGCTTCTTCTGCGAGTGCTCATTGTCCTGCTCCTGGTGATGGCTTTCGCAAGGCCGGTCATCGAAGGCCTGGCGGGCGCCTTGCTGGGCAGCAGCGTCGAACAGCGGTCGGTCTTCGCCATCGTACTGGACAATTCATACAGCATGGGCGCCGGACGCTACGGGGACACGCCGTTCAACGCCGCCAGGACCGAGGCCGGACGCATTGTGGATGCGATGCAGCCGGGCGATGAGGGCCTGATCATACTGACCGCCGCGCCGGCCGAGGCTGTCCCGCCCGTTCCCACGGTTCGGACAGCAGCGCTTTTGGCGCGCCTGTCTGAAGCTGAAGTATCCGAGAGTTCGGGAGACATCGCCGGCGCCTTGCGTCTCGCACGCCGGAAACTGGCTGGCAACGTATCGGCGCACAAAAGCATCTACCTCCTGTCGGATTTACAGCGAAACGACTGGGAGCGTCTGTCCGAGCCCGGATCGGAGGTGCCTTCGGAATCCCATGCGCCGATCTACCTCTACCCCTTCGAGGCGGGGAGCGTCGTCAACGCCAGCATCGACGAGGTCTCCGTCAGCGAGGGCCTGCTGATCCGCAATCAACCGGAGCGGTTTGTCGCGACCTTCACCTACCGAGACGGCCTTTCAGCGGGCACAAACCGTCCCGGGGAGACCGGGCAGGCCGGGGAGACCGGGCAGGCCGGGGAGACAAAACGGACCCGGGAAGTCCGGCTCGTCATTAACGGCCTGGACCGCGACAGCCGCCAGGTGACGGCCGAAACGGGCGCGGCGGGTACCGTGCAGTTCCACGTCGTCATCGACACGCCGGGCAGGTATTCCGGTTACGTGGAACTGGACGAGGATGATGTCGCGGCCGACAACCGGCGGTATTTTACCCTCGAGGTCCCGGACGCCTTTGGCGTTACCGCGGTTGGACAGAGTGAATCCTCTTACTTCATCGAGCAGGTATTGAAACCGACGGGCGGATTGGTCACGCCGGTGGACGTGCAGACTGCATCCGCCGACGTGTTGAACAGCGATCTGTACGAAGCGGGCGTGCTGATCGTGGACGGCGCCGCGGAACTGACGGCGGCGCGGCTTTCCAGCCTGGAGCGTTACGTTTCTTCCGGGGGCGGCGTACTGGTCTTCCTCGGAGAGGGACTGGATCCGGCGGTTTACGAAAACGGATTCTTCACCGGCGTCTTCGACTGCTCGATCACGTCACGAAGGGGATCGCCCGGCAGCAAGAGCTCCTTCCATCGGATGGACCAGGTCGACTTCGAGCATCCCGTGTTTCGATTCGACGGCCGTTACGCCGAATCCCTGTCGGCCGGCGAGGCCAGGTTCTACGCGTCCTATGGCGTCGATGCGGGCCTCGGTGCACGGGTCATCGCGCGATTCATGGACGGAACGCCGGCGGTCCTCGAAGGTCGGTCCGGCAGCGGCCGCGCGCTGTTGGTCGCTTCTGACTTGAACACCGGCTGGAGCGACCTGGCGTTGCGCAGCGCGTTCGTACCGTTCATGCATCGGAGCGTACGATATCTGCATCCGTCGGTGACGGTTGCAGAAGGGGGGCACCTGGCGGGAGAACCCATCGTACGGCCTGTGACTGATTTACGGCCAGACGCCGGCCTCTACCTTGAGTACCCCTCGGGACGTACCGAGACGGTCAATGCCCGGACCGGACGCTACGGGATTACAGTGGAAGTTCCGGACACGAGACAGCCCGGCGTGTATGCTTTATGGGACGGTGACGCCATCGTACAGGCCTTCGCGGTAAATCCGGACACGCGGGAATCGGACCTGGCCCGGTTAACGCCGGAAGAGGCGGCCGGGTTGTTCGGCGCCGGGGAGGAAGTCATGCTCATGGACCCGGCGAACGCCCCGGGCGTCCCCCGCGGCGGGACATTCGGCGCCCCGGGCGGGTATGAGATCTGGAAGTCTTTGATCGTCCTCGCGATGGCGCTCATATTGACAGAATACTGGCTGTCGGGATCGCGAACCGGGCGGACCGGGCGAACCGGGCGGACCGGGCGGACCGGGCGGACCGGCGGGAGCATGGACCGGAGAAAAGCGTAG
- a CDS encoding SDR family NAD(P)-dependent oxidoreductase, which translates to MTTKPLKDRVAVVAGATRGTGRGIARMLGAAGATVYCSGRSVKGRPATPGRPETIEETAEMVTAEGGRGIAARTDHTVEAEVERMFARVRDEQGRLDLLVNDIWGGDEMIEWGSPFWKLDPAKGLKMLEGAVHTHIITSRYGVPLMIERNAGLIVEVTDGDTMGYRGNLFYDFAKNATIRLGYAMSRDLHAHNITALTVTPGFLRSEAMLDGMGVTEENWRDGIKEDSFFEESETPCYMGRGVAALAADPDVASKHGGLYGSWTLAKEYGFTDLDGRQPDWGNYFSARIQEILDHVASPDEMDLYNVRARMNQIELDPAAEEECRRMRDYLDKHE; encoded by the coding sequence ATGACAACGAAACCATTAAAGGATCGCGTGGCGGTCGTTGCGGGCGCGACGCGCGGAACCGGACGGGGGATCGCCCGCATGCTCGGTGCGGCGGGCGCTACGGTCTACTGCTCCGGGCGAAGCGTGAAAGGCCGTCCGGCCACGCCGGGCCGTCCCGAGACGATCGAAGAGACCGCCGAAATGGTCACGGCCGAAGGTGGCCGCGGCATTGCGGCAAGGACCGACCACACCGTTGAAGCAGAAGTGGAGCGAATGTTCGCTCGCGTAAGGGACGAACAGGGACGGCTCGACCTCCTCGTCAACGACATCTGGGGCGGCGATGAAATGATCGAATGGGGTTCGCCGTTCTGGAAACTCGATCCGGCTAAAGGATTGAAAATGCTCGAAGGGGCGGTGCACACCCATATCATCACGAGCCGTTACGGCGTACCGCTTATGATCGAGCGGAACGCCGGACTGATCGTGGAAGTCACCGACGGCGACACGATGGGCTATCGGGGCAACCTCTTCTATGATTTCGCTAAAAACGCCACGATCCGGCTGGGCTACGCTATGTCGCGCGACCTGCACGCGCACAACATCACCGCACTGACCGTTACCCCTGGTTTTCTACGGTCCGAAGCGATGCTGGACGGCATGGGAGTCACGGAGGAAAACTGGCGGGATGGTATCAAAGAGGATTCATTCTTCGAGGAATCGGAGACGCCGTGTTACATGGGCAGGGGTGTAGCGGCCCTGGCGGCCGATCCGGACGTCGCGTCAAAACATGGTGGACTTTACGGTAGCTGGACGCTCGCGAAGGAGTATGGATTCACGGATCTGGACGGACGCCAGCCGGACTGGGGCAACTACTTCTCGGCCAGGATACAGGAAATCCTGGATCACGTAGCATCGCCGGACGAGATGGACCTGTACAATGTTCGCGCCCGCATGAACCAGATCGAACTGGATCCTGCGGCCGAGGAGGAATGCAGGCGCATGAGGGATTATCTGGATAAGCATGAGTGA